The following are encoded together in the Limanda limanda chromosome 12, fLimLim1.1, whole genome shotgun sequence genome:
- the LOC133015881 gene encoding leucine-rich repeat and fibronectin type-III domain-containing protein 2: MDKVVISLLLLGTAVMMVHACPKYCTCQNLSESLGTLCPSKGLLFVPPDIDRRTVELRLGGNFILKVTTQDFANMTGLVDLTLSRNTISTIQPFSFIDLETLRSLHMDTNRLTELGPDDLRGLINLQHLILNNNQLNQIADAAFDDVFLTLEDLDLSYNNLRSLPWESVRKMVNLHQMSLDHNLINFIPEGTFTDLEKLARLDLTSNRLQKLPPDPIFARSQSSIVMSTPYTPMLSLSYGGNPLHCNCEVLWLRRLERDDDMETCASPASLKGRYFWSVREEEFVCEPPLITQHTHKLLVLEGQTASLRCKAVGDPMPTVHWVAPDDRLISNSSRATVYENGTLDITVTTSKDYGVFTCIAANAAGESTASIELSIIQLPHLSNGTNRTTQSKSGLSDITSSTKISKGEPKPPPEKVVTVSEVTAVSALVKWTVSKSTPKVKMFQLQYNCSDDEVLIYRMIPMTNRAFVVTNLVPGVQYDLCVLAIWDDTATTLTATNIVGCVQFITTEDYPQCQSLHSGFLGGTMILVIGGIIVATLLVFIIILMVRYKVTSGINTNKLPTVNNTYSQTNGGLNRFNGAPPQVKSTVVVMREEMVEFKCGSLQSSLSSSSSSSNSLESQPGRGAGDRYSMQGSECSTLPSKFRRHGHSAKARPNLDHLLGAFTSLELRGAARDLQGTSGPSTAPNTMMTVAIAPLSDKEPLLGRAESTNMLGRLLGLPQEGKPKRSHSFDMGHVGSTQCRGNYPRRISNIWTKRSLSVNGMLLQYDDSEDEKPAFESTEWVMESTV; the protein is encoded by the exons ATGGACAAAGTGGTCATCAGTCTCCTGCTCCTGGGAACCGCAGTCATGATGGTCCATGCATGTCCCAAATACTGTACTTGCCAGAACCTCTCAGAGTCTCTCGGGACTCTGTGTCCCTCCAAAGGTTTGCTGTTCGTCCCACCGGACATCGACCGGCGAACTGTGGAGCTCCGGCTGGGCGGCAACTTCATCCTCAAGGTCACCACTCAGGACTTTGCCAACATGACCGGTCTGGTGGATCTAACCCTGTCCCGCAACACCATCAGCACCATCCAGCCTTTCTCTTTCATTGACTTGGAAACCCTCAGATCTCTGCACATGGACACTAACCGGTTGACCGAGTTGGGGCCGGACGACCTTCGGGGGCTAATCAACCTGCAGCACCTGATACTCAACAACAATCAGCTGAATCAGATCGCTGATGCAGCCTTCGATGATGtgtttctgacactggaggATCTGGATTTGTCGTATAATAACTTGCGCAGCTTGCCTTGGGAATCTGTCCGCAAGATGGTCAACCTCCATCAGATGAGTCTGGATCATAATCTCATCAATTTCATACCTGAGGGGACTTTTACAGATCTAGAAAAACTGGCCCGTCTGGACCTCACCTCCAACCGTCTGCAGAAGCTCCCCCCGGACCCTATCTTTGCACGCTCTCAGAGCAGTATTGTGATGAGCACTCCATACACGCCTATGCTCTCTCTAAGCTATGGTGGAAATCCACTGCACTGCAACTGTGAAGTGCTTTGGCTTCGAAGGCTGGAACGTGACGATGACATGGAAACCTGTGCTTCTCCTGCCAGTCTCAAAGGACGCTATTTTTGGTCTGTCCGTGAGGAGGAGTTTGTCTGTGAGCCCCCTCTGATCACACAACATACGCACAAGTTGCTAGTCCTGGAAGGCCAAACGGCAAGTTTACGCTGCAAAGCTGTTGGTGATCCCATGCCAACCGTGCATTGGGTTGCCCCCGATGACCGTTTGATCAGCAACTCCTCCCGTGCGACGGTATATGAAAATGGCACCCTGGACATTACAGTCACCACATCCAAGGATTACGGTGTCTTTACTTGCATAGCTGCTAATGCTGCTGGGGAATCCACAGCCTCCATTGAGCTGTCAATTATTCAACTCCCTCATCTGAGTAATGGTACAAATCGTACCACACAATCAAAGTCTGGGCTCTCGGACATAACTAGCTCCACCAAGATAAGTAAAGGGGAACCTaaacctcctccagagaagGTGGTGACTGTATCAGAAGTGACTGCTGTTTCGGCTCTGGTCAAGTGGACTGTGAGCAAATCAACTCCGAAGGTCAAAATGTTTCAGCTTCAGTACAATTGTTCTGACGATGAAGTCCTCATTTACAG GATGATTCCCATGACGAACAGAGCCTTTGTAGTCACAAATCTTGTCCCGGGGGTCCAGTATGACCTGTGTGTCTTGGCCATCTGGGATGACACTGCTACCACCCTCACCGCCACCAACATTGTCGGCTGTGTCCAGTTCATCACTACGGAGGACTATCCGCAGTGCCAGTCTCTTCACAGTGGATTCCTGGGAGGCACCATGATCCTGGTCATCGGTGGAATCATCGTGGCCACGCTGCTGGTATTCATCATCATTCTCATGGTGCGCTACAAGGTGACCAGTGGCATCAACACTAATAAATTGCCCACTGTGAACAACACGTACTCGCAGACCAATGGGGGATTGAACAGGTTCAACGGGGCTCCGCCGCAGGTCAAGTCTACAGTGGTTGTCATGCGTGAGGAAATGGTGGAGTTCAAGTGTGGATCTCTCCAGagcagcctctcctcctcctcctcctcctctaactcATTAGAGAGCCAACCAGGGAGAGGGGCTGGTGACCGCTACAGCATGCAGGGCAGTGAATGCAGCACCCTGCCCAGCAAGTTTAGAAGGCACGGGCACAGCGCCAAAGCACGGCCAAACCTGGACCACCTTTTAGGGGCCTTTACCTCACTGGAGCTGCGAGGGGCAGCAAGGGACCTGCAAGGGACTTCTGGCCCTTCCACCGCTCCCAACACTATGATGACGGTGGCTATTGCTCCCCTGTCTGATAAAGAACCTCTGCTAGGAAGGGCAGAGTCCACCAACATGCTGGGACGTCTGCTAGGGCTACCCCAGGAGGGGAAGCCCAAGAGGAGCCACTCGTTTGACATGGGCCATGTGGGGTCCACGCAATGTCGCGGCAACTACCCTCGCAGGATCAGTAACATCTGGACTAAACGCAGTCTGTCTGTGAACGGCATGTTGCTGCAGTATGATGACAGCGAGGATGAGAAGCCCGCATTTGAGAGCACCGAGTGGGTGATGGAGAGCACAGTTTGA